Sequence from the Halogeometricum sp. S3BR5-2 genome:
TCCTGTCGCTGACTATCCTGTAATCCTGTAGAATTATACCAAGAGCGGGTAAACCTGCGCGGAAGGATGTACGATCTCACTGGCTTCCAACGTGATCTGCTCACGGTCACTGCAGGTATCGAGGAACCTCACGGCCTCGCAATCAAAGACGAACTCGAAAAGTACTACGAATCAGAGATCCACCACGGACGTCTCTATCCCAACCTCGATACGCTGGTCGAAAAGGGGCTCGTCGAGAAAGGAGAGAAAGATCGCCGGACAAACGTCTATACAGTTACCAAACGCGGTCAGCGAGAACTCGAAGCTCGACGTGACTGGGAACGCCAGTACGTCGATCTATAACTCGTACCGAGCGATTTCACTACAGCCGCACTCGGGACAGGATTCCTGGCCTTCATCTAAACTGGTCCCGCAAGACCGACATTCGAACAGTTCCGTTGTATCAGTCGAGCTCGGTGACAGCCGCTTTAAGACGCGTAACATAGAGACTCACTGTGGGTCGACGACGTCCCGACACTCGGGACATTCGGCCCAGACACCGCCTGCATACTCTATCAGCGTATGATGAGACAGAATCTCACTACCGCAGTGCGGGCAGTCACCGAGGTGTGGGGCCTGAGTGCTCATATGAATGTGAAGCGTGTGACGGAGGGACGCACTGCCCTCTGCTTCTCTCTAAGGGTACGGGCCCACATATATCTCAGTGAACCAAAGTGAAAGTGGTAGCAGAGATGAGTCTCCTCGACGAGAAGGCCATCTCAGCGAAGGAGGAGTGAAAATCACCAATACGGCATTTGCCAAGATAGCCCTCACCAGATCGAGGACGACGTATCGTGGCGGCACCTCCTCGCCAAGTCCGACCTCATAGATTGCGTTTATAGATTGGAGCGCTGTCCGATTAAATTCGAGGAGGATGCCGATCTGCTGTAAGCTCAGTAGTCGATGAAGAGACACATTGGTGTTCCCCAAAGTGGCTTAGTATGGATCAAAGCGCGATTCAAGATTCGAGAGATAGGCGCTTACAGTATCAATATCAGCCGGCAGCAACCCGATCTGTATTGGCCCCCAATCTTCACCTTTCGCTTCGAGTTCCGCTTCCAAGGAATTCAGCGTTTCTTTGTAGTAGTTTTGCTCGAAGTGAGGAAGCCGTTGATCCTCGTCGACCTCCTTCGAGACGAGGAGAAGTAAGTCAAGCAGCGCCTCAAACTCCCGTGAACGCTCCTCAAAGCGCGTATCTGACGGGATATATTCGGAGAGAATCGGTCGGACAGCAGATTTCAGACGCGGTCGCAGATTCCGATTTCCCCAGCCTCCGTCGGGAAATTCGGTCCCAATTTCCCACGGATGAATCTGCCGAAGCGGGGCAACATCACCCCGCAAGTTCTCGAGTTCAGGTTCACGCAGAACTGCTCGCACGGCATCCCAATTAGCAACTTCCATACCTGTGATGCCCACCGCGTACGAAAGATAAGCAATCGGATATCGCTGTCTAAGCGCCATCCACGACCCCATACGGGTACGGCTTTCAGGACTTGGCGGTGAGCCTAAGCGCTCGATCATATTTTCTAATGCGAAGCGACCACCGTTCTCGCCTTTCGGCCCCCAGTAGGCACACGTGGCAGCTGCGGTCGCCAAGACACTCAGTTCCTGTTCATAGCTCTCAAACCGCTGGTATACAGCGTCGCGATCAACCTCGTGATCAAGTGAATATCGTTCCTCGGAGAAGATCCGTTGATACACCCGTTCTGTTTCCTCTCGGAAGAGATCGCCGAGAGCAATGTTCTTCTCTGATTGGCTCAGATACCGTTTGGTGCGTTCCCGGGCGATTTCGTTAGTTAATGGTCCCTCGCGTTCTGCGCCTTCGAGAGCGCGGACGTTCTCCGTGAGCGTTGTAAAAAAGGCGGCTGCGCCATCAATAGGGATCTGTATTGCATCCCGGTCATCGATGATCGCACGTGCTTCGTCTTCCAAGCCGCCATAGTTCGCCCAGTATGTAGGATAGCGGTCACACGCGTTGTCCGTTAGAAGCTCCTGCAGGGCAGTATCATAGCGTGCTGACCACCCACAGACGATGAGCCCGTATTCTGAGAAAACCTGACTGAGAAGGTTCGCAACACTATCCTCGTACTCGTCAAGCTCGTCAGAGACGTTCTTCAGATTGACATCCTTGTAGTCACCGTTGACTTTGAGGATGAGCGATTCTTGATGTTGCAGCGGTTCTGCCTCTCGGACGTCCCTGGCGGATGATGTGACCAGCGGAGTGAGCTCCCGATCAATGAAGGAGTGCTCGAGTAATCGGTCAAAGTTTGTCGTGATGATGATCCCGATATACCCTTCCTCAACTAACCAAGCAATATTCTTGTGAGCCTCGGTAGGGAGTTTTTCACCTTGTTCACGTTCGAGAGCAGTCGGCTCGAAGTATTTTTCCAGCAGCGATCGTCGCTCTTCCTTTGATTGAGCGACCTGCTCAATGACATTGTCGTATCTCGCTTCTTCGTCGAATGTATTCTCATACCACTCGGAGGGGGCCGATTCGATCTCTTCGTCGTACTGGTCAGCAATTTTTCGGATGAGGTCCTGGACAATATCCCATCCAGTAGGGATGCCAGCCTCTGTAGAAGCTCCTGAACCCAGTAATAAGGCGAAGACGCCAGGGTTGTTTTTTACTGAGAAGGAAAGCTTTGTTTCGTTGTTGACCATGTCAGAGCATCCCAGTGGGAGCCAATAGTTCCATTGTTCGCACTCACGTTGCGACGGGGGCTCTGAGCACCGGCATCAACCCGAGCCCTCTGTGATTGCACCACTGGTCGATCACAAGTGGGCTCGCAACCGATATTTAAAGAAGTAGCTGGCAGTACTTCCACAGGCCATTTTTATACGATTTCCTACCCGACATATTGGTACAGATGAGCGAAAACGAACCGCTAGCGGACACACATGGGAGCCCCGCATACGCACTAACCGGAGCTGAACGGAGGTATATCCGGTCGGGAGACCCAGGGGGCGAATCGAAAACGAATATGGAGGCCCGAATCGAGACGAAGATCAACCGCCTCGGATATCGGATCGACCACCTGTTAGCGGACATTTTCTTACTCCACGCGAACGACTATCTCACAGAGGGGTCGTGGAAGGACGGATGGGTTGGTCTACTCGGATTCGACGAGTACCCCGTCCAACCGTCAACCCGAAGGAAAAGAGCCCCAGAGCTTACCGATTTTGAAGAGCCCAGCAATGACTCGGAGATCGTAGAAGCGTGTCGGATGGCCTCTGACACTGAGACAGACATCGGCCGTCCGATGTCGAGTACGAAGGAATTCGGCAGGGATATCGGTGAGCTAGCCCGGAAACTCTCACTTGCTCCGGGTGAGATGGACGAAGACGAAGTGCTACAAGATATTGCCTACGGCTTTCTTGAAGGGCTCTATTTCGACCACAGACCAGCCGGACTCGGTGATCAATTAATGCAGCAACGGCAAAAGTACATGAACGAGATCATTTCAGCCCTTCAAAAACAGCTCGAGCATGAGCTGACATACGATCGTGAATGGGCTGAATGGGAGCGTGAGTGGCGAGTGCAAGGCGATCTGTGGGATGAACATCGAACGGCGATGATCTCCCGGCTTAGAGAGATCCTCAACGAAGCACCGGAACCGATTGCCCCTCGACGATCGATGTCAGAGTTCCGTTCTCGGGTGCTCGAAAAGCGAGGCGATACTGACTCGCAGGAAACAGGAGTGAACGAGAGGGGTATCGACTGTCGGGATCTTCTCTTCGTTTTGATCGACAACAGCATCGAGTCGGATTATCCAGTCGGATCATCTGGACACTGGGGTGATTTTCAAGCCGAACACGGTCCAGCAGAGCAGTTTGAGCTAGAGGAGTTCATCCAATATGACCGTGTGGTAACCCTAGTCGAAGAGTGTAGAATTCTAGAACGGAATATTTTGTATCGCCATTGTCGGACAGATGCCGATCGAATCCAGGAGAAGAAAACTCGCGGACTAGATGCGCTTGACGTATTTTCGGCCATTCACAACAGTAAGGGCGCGATCAGTTCGAAACAGATAGCACGGGATATCGGTTCCGAAACATCATATCAAGGGCAAGTCACCCAGATCTGTACGGATCTTGCGGGCCGAAAGTGGGAGCAGCGGCCTGTACTAACCGGGAGTAAGGATGGGTGGGAGCTGACCGCGTATGGTAGGTTATTGGCCGAATGTATGTTTGATGAATCACAGTCTGTCCTCATGCGGACGTTCGGACCAGCGGTTAGTACTGACTTGATTATCCAAGCGGCGACCGAAATTGACGAGAACCTCAGCTAAGAGTACGGCTGTAGACCCGGTGGAAAGATATGCTCCCCAATCTCCAGATGGGAGGTAAAGTGACTCTGTTGAAATCCTCAGTCGTCGATAGATCGTTGAGGCCGCGTTGAATATAGAGCACGTGTCTCGTTCGTAAAAGCTGACAGTGCAACGAATACGAAATTATGGCTAGGACGGCAGTACGGCCTGGCTGCTAGGTCTTCTTTCTTATCGTGTCTGGAATTTAAATGGAAGTATCAAATGATGGGCAGAGTAGGGATCATACCCCCGACAGAATCACGCATCATCTCCCAATTCAATCCTCACAGCTGCGTTGTCTCGGATAGTGGGGTTCTTCGAGAGGACAGAGGCCACAGCCAGCAGATACTCAGCCTCAATGTCCTCAGACGTCCCGTACGCACAATATAGCGGATGTTCCGGAATCTGCTCATTCGTAGGGGTCGCAGTTCTGTCGGGGAGCCACTCTGCTTGGTCTAACGGAAGACGAGTACACTGGTCAAGTCGAATGTAGTCTCCACGGATCGCATAACAGGCGTCCACATCCTCCCGATTGTCGGTATTCAGTCCTACCTCTTCGAGGGAATCAAAGGAGTCAGTGACGCTATTGATGGCTTGTCGTGACTGAACACCAAGAAATGGCTCAGATTGGGGAACATAGAGATGGGTTGGATCGTAGACCTCTGACAGCGGCTTTACGAGATTATTATGCGTAATCTCCGGAATCGACACTGTCGGGACATTATCGGCCTCATAAAGCCGATCGATCAAGAACCAGCGTTCTGCCTGATGGAAGCCGGAAACCACGGATGGAAGATTAACTTTGGATATCTCGGGGAGATCATCTCCATTTACCCAATCATACGGAATAGGGATCCGATTTGCACGAATCTCGAATGAGTCCTGATGACGATTCTGAACTGTCTCACCCTGTATTTCGCGTCCTATCACCGCGTTTTCCTCGTATTCGCTGCGGAGTTCTCGAACGAGATCCAGAGCTAGTTCTTCGTCCATAGCGCCTACATTCGTCCTGTCTCACTTGAAGATACAAGACGCATATCGGACAAAACACAGAACGTTATCCACCGATCAATCTCTTAGCGAGAGATGCCTTCCAATGACCACTAATCTCGAAAATGAGTACACGGAGGGTGCCAATACATCCGGCAAGCTAACGCTGAGAACGGCGAAGCGTAAGTGTTGGAGAACTACTACGAGAAGCTCTATCCGCTGAGTTGGTGATGACGATGCCCGATAAGGACGAGCTGGCGCTCTACGATGCCGTCAGTAATCTGGAGCAGGCGGGCCTGACCAGCAAAGTCGGTGACGATGACGGGACCGCCGTGTACACCGTTGAAGAGTTCGAACTGGCTTTGACGGTCCGCGAGACGGAAGTCTCGATCACGCCCGAACTCATCGAGGGAATCGCCCAGAAGAACGAGTCCCCCGCGATCGAGCGGGTCCTCGCAGACTACGGCATCATCACGTTCGCATTCGCATACGATCTCGTGATGGCACACAGTAAGGGACGTCACGATCCGGCAGATCGCGAGCCTCACAGACCTGTCGCCTGGACCCGTGTATGATTTCGTCGAAGCGCTCTATTCGATTCTCGATCTCGGTGACGACGAGTTGGCCCCGATGACGTACACTCCGGATGATTTCGACGAGGACGAAGGCAATCAACTCGAAGAAACCGCCGACGAGCAAACCGAATGACGAGGTATTCTCCACCCCCGTAATAGCGATCAACGCGTTCGTCACTTCTTCCACGCCAGCGATGACGATCCTGAGACCTGTTCAACAACATCCGGAGAGGGATCAGGTACGCACGCCTGCTGTACGGCCCTCGCCGTCGCCGCTCTCGGCCAACAAGTCCCCACATTGGAACTGAATCACGATCCGCATTACTAGGACTGTGACGGCTTCAAGACACAGCGAGCTGACGCGTTTATCGAAGTCAGTCGGAGTCACTCTAACCGCACCTCTAGTAAGACTTTTAACTGTTACCGGATTATTGGTAACCACCAGATGTACGAGGTTCTCGACGACACGGCGGCGCAGATTATCCTCGCCATCGAGAGTGGTGACTCCATCCGTCGTGTCGCCCAACACCTCCACACGCCGTACGAGACGGTGCGACAGGCCGTCAATCGGCTCGAAGACGCAGGCTACGTTTCCTATGACGACGGGCTTGCTGTCGTCGACGAGCACATCCGTGACGCAGCCCGCGAACTCGTCGCTGCCAGCGCCGGCGTCAGTCCACCCTCCATCGAGGAAGCCTATGTTATCCCTCAGTTCGGCGACTGGCCGTCCGCGTTTACGCGGATCGACGCCGTCTACGTGTGGACCCAAGGCGGCTACCAAGTAGGGCGGAATCCGGATGACTATCCACTGTTCCTCGCTGTTCGTGAGCAGGACGTCGACGCCTGGGAGGCGTTTTTCGAGTCGTTCGACCTCCCCACTGCTTTCGAGCGACAGCCCGGAGACGAGTTGGACGGTCCGCTGCAGATCGTCCTCGAGCCACGCACGTCACTCGATATCGAGTACGTCGAAGGGTACCCGGTGATCCCGAGAGCAGAGACAATCGAGTATATGCGCGAGAACTACGCCCAGTTCCAGTCGGCGCTGGCGATGCTCGACCGGATGTACGAGGACCTCGACCTCGGCGTCACGTATCGAGAGACTGAACGGGCACAGCCATGAGCTTCAACAACCGAAGTGACGCACTCATCGAGCTGCTCGAGGAGCTCACCCAACAGGGTCACGAGTACGTTCTTGTTGGCGGCTACGCTGTCTCAGCGTTCAATGCTCGCTTCTCCACGGACCTCGATATCGTCGTCGCGCCGGACTTCAAGGCTGACTTCGTCGAGTTCCTCGAACAGCAGGGATTCGAGGAAACGGACAGTCACGCCAAGAAATGGTTCTACGACACCGAAGTAATCGAGTACGAAAAGCGGCTCACGCCGCAACAGCCGATCGGCTTCGATCTCCTGGTAAACGGACTCGGGTGTCGCCAGACGGAGGCACAGTGGTCGTTCGACTACCTGTACGACCACAGCCACCAACAGGAGGTGAGCGGGGGCACAGTGACGACGACGGCCAGAGTCATCGATGGGGCCGTCCTCGTGGCGGCAAAGCTCCACAGTGGCCGAGAAACGGACCTCCGAGACGTCCTGGCAGTGGCTGAAGAGATCGACCTCAACGCTGTCACGCCCCATCTGCGGCGAGGGGACGACAATGCCCTACGGGAGCAACTTGAGCGTGGACTGGATATCTTGGAGAGCGACGAACTCAAGCACGGATTTCGGAGTGACTTCGGGGCCTCAGCTGTCTCAGAAGAAACGGTCACCGGTCTCCAAGAGTATCTGTCTGCACAGATTGACCACCTGAGCTGAATCGGTCGGGACTCCCTTGACCAGAAGTGAAGATAAGGCCCTTCAGCGGTGCTTGCAGTCAGTCAAAAAATTGGAGGGGTGGTTGTCAGTCGACCGTCGCTAACACACGGACATCCGTAGCTGAGTGTCGTTCCCGTTCAGTACGAGCACCGTGCTCGCGGAGGAACTCATCAATGCGGTCGGCAAGAGCCTCCGCATCCTCCCTATCGACGTGGACGATTAGCGTCGGACGCTCCTCGTCGCTGTTCTCAATCACGAGCGAGACATCCTTGAATTCGTCCGGCTGTCTATACGCCTCGAACTCATCGGCGACCTGGTTGGCCAGGTCGTCGAGTACCTCAATCGGCTCCTTTGTCATAGATTGTATTTCGGCTTTGGAGGGTTGTGCCATCGCGAGCGCGTGAAGAGAACGTGACGTGACTTTCAGAACCACCTCCATCAGACAAACGCGAACGGAGCCTTCTCACACCGATGGTTTACCGAGAAGAAGACCGATCCACAGAAGGGACAACAGGTTAGAGTGCTCGCGGATCGCTATCGACAATGCTCGCAAACGCGACGTTCTCCTGAACTTGTTCGATTTCGACTGTTGGCTCGTCGCCGGGCTGAGCGCCGGGAACGATCACGACGTACCCCCGTTCGACTTTTGCGATACCATCGCCCTGATCACCGACGGTTTCGATTGTCACGTCGCGCACTTCTCCCTCATCAACAGGAGGACCAGATGAATCATGGCTCGTGCTCCCCTGAGAGGCGGGATGCCGTGGGCTCTGTGGAGATGTTGATTCAGCTTCGGAGGATGAATCAAGAAGAGCGATGCGGTACGTTTCATCAACAGTCAGCGCCCCATGCTTGATCTCACTCGGTGGAATCTCGATGACGAATGTGCCATCCTCCTTCTTAATTTTCGCAGTGAACAGCGAACACAGGGAGTCTGAGATTTCTACCATAGCTGGGTTTGATACTGGATACAATTAATCGGTCTCTTTGAGAAGGAGCGAACTGGATCAGCTGTCCTCAGCTGGTTCTTCCCAAGGAATGTCTCGCTTGTGGACTACAGCGAGTTTCGAGTCGTCATCATCTTCTATTGCACTAAGACCACGCTGGACGAGAGTGTGAACCTGTCCAGCAGACTCCGGGAACGAAAATTGGTCATCTTCCGCGTCAGCACGGAGTTCCAGATAATGGAGGTACAACCTAAAGGTCGTATCTGCTCCGATAGGCCACCAAATCGTCCCTATCTGCTCATCTACCTGATTGTCCCAATGCTCTATGAGTTCACGGATATCGTCGACGATCTCCTCTCCAGAGGTGCGAAGGCGGAGGGAGTATTCCCGATCCCGTTCCATATCTTCGATTATATCCTGAAGAAAAGGCTCAGCCTCCAGGGCGGTCGGTGAGGTCTGATCCGCTTCTAGAAGATGTTCTAACGCCCGAATTTCTTCAGGCCGAGCGGCTACAGCGTATGCGACATTGTACTTGTCCTCGGGGAAGATTTCGTGCTGACTCGGTTGCTGTGCCTGAGGGACAGTATCCCCAGTGGATGAGCTAAATAAGGTCTCAAAGAGTCCCATACGCTTCGTCCGGAGGGCACCCATAAGTATTTCCTGTCATATCAGACGGCAATTCTGGCGGCAGTGAACCGATTCACCTTGCCACTCGAAGAAGAAGCGGATTATCTTTGTATCGACAGACAGCGATGGATATGGTAGCAACACGAGAGAGGGCCCTTAGCGAACGCGAGTTCGAACTACTGTTAGAAGGTGCTGGGCGTATAGATGATACACAACAGAGACTCGAAACACGAGCGGCCATTCTCCTTGGAGGCCGTCTTGGACTTAGACCAGGAGAAACAACGCACTTGTCGAAATCGTGGGTTGATCGAGAGCGGCAGATGATCCAGATTCCCACACAGCAAAACTGTACGAAGGGGAGAGATGGCGGTATCTGTGGATACTGTCGACAGGCGGTGAAACAACGGCTGGAACACAATCCCAATACAGATTTCCAGAGCTTTGCTGAGCGTTATTGGCTCCCGAAAACGGAAGCCGCTTCCCGAACTGTTCCGTACCACTTTTCGTATCGAGTCCGAGTCGCGGTTGAATTACTACTTGACGAACATGGCGGCTGGCCGTATTCGTTCTCGACCTTACAGCGGCGACTGGAAACTGCCTTGGAACGGTCCCCAGAATTGTCTAACGACGCAACCTCATTACATGGATTACGTGCAACAGCAGCGTCTTATCACGCCGGAAGAGGCTTAGATCTTCCCGCTCTCCGAGCAATGTTCGGGTGGGAGGACATCACCACGGCACGTCAATATCTGAATGTCGACGGAGCGATGACCCGACGAGCGCTGGACAGCATTCATCAGTAAGCCTGAATGGACTAACATTCATGAACCGGCGTAGTGCTAGCTAAGAAGTTACTCCATTGGCCCTACGTCTCCAAGATGAGTGTATTTCTCAGCGACCTTCTCGAAGTACGCTTCCGTCATAATTCGAGGATTCGACACCCGATGAAAGTCATCAAGAACGAACTGCATTTCCTCCCTATCGAGTCCGTAGGCGTGGAAAGAAGCTGCATCAACTTCGGCCTGAAGTCGCCGACGCTCTGATTCCTCTTTAGCGGGATCAATTCCGCCGAGCCGTTCCCGCATCTCCTCGAACTCCTTACCGTAGCAGTTGAGTCGGGCCGCCCGGTCAGAAATATAGTGGAACCAGTTGTCGCCCTCTGTGAGACGCGGGACCTGTGATTCTTCCAGTTTGAACCGGACAATGTGTGAATCGACCTTCGTCCGCATTAGGTAATCGAACGGAATGCTGTTCAGTAAACCGGTGATGACGAACAGTTCCTTGTCATCGTAGGCACGTTCATAGATTGAACGCAGGGGATACTCTGAGAGATCG
This genomic interval carries:
- a CDS encoding tyrosine-type recombinase/integrase, with protein sequence MVATRERALSEREFELLLEGAGRIDDTQQRLETRAAILLGGRLGLRPGETTHLSKSWVDRERQMIQIPTQQNCTKGRDGGICGYCRQAVKQRLEHNPNTDFQSFAERYWLPKTEAASRTVPYHFSYRVRVAVELLLDEHGGWPYSFSTLQRRLETALERSPELSNDATSLHGLRATAASYHAGRGLDLPALRAMFGWEDITTARQYLNVDGAMTRRALDSIHQ
- a CDS encoding nucleotidyltransferase domain-containing protein; its protein translation is MSFNNRSDALIELLEELTQQGHEYVLVGGYAVSAFNARFSTDLDIVVAPDFKADFVEFLEQQGFEETDSHAKKWFYDTEVIEYEKRLTPQQPIGFDLLVNGLGCRQTEAQWSFDYLYDHSHQQEVSGGTVTTTARVIDGAVLVAAKLHSGRETDLRDVLAVAEEIDLNAVTPHLRRGDDNALREQLERGLDILESDELKHGFRSDFGASAVSEETVTGLQEYLSAQIDHLS
- a CDS encoding helix-turn-helix domain-containing protein; the protein is MYEVLDDTAAQIILAIESGDSIRRVAQHLHTPYETVRQAVNRLEDAGYVSYDDGLAVVDEHIRDAARELVAASAGVSPPSIEEAYVIPQFGDWPSAFTRIDAVYVWTQGGYQVGRNPDDYPLFLAVREQDVDAWEAFFESFDLPTAFERQPGDELDGPLQIVLEPRTSLDIEYVEGYPVIPRAETIEYMRENYAQFQSALAMLDRMYEDLDLGVTYRETERAQP
- a CDS encoding TRAM domain-containing protein → MVEISDSLCSLFTAKIKKEDGTFVIEIPPSEIKHGALTVDETYRIALLDSSSEAESTSPQSPRHPASQGSTSHDSSGPPVDEGEVRDVTIETVGDQGDGIAKVERGYVVIVPGAQPGDEPTVEIEQVQENVAFASIVDSDPRAL
- a CDS encoding PadR family transcriptional regulator, whose product is MYDLTGFQRDLLTVTAGIEEPHGLAIKDELEKYYESEIHHGRLYPNLDTLVEKGLVEKGEKDRRTNVYTVTKRGQRELEARRDWERQYVDL
- a CDS encoding SIR2 family protein; this encodes MVNNETKLSFSVKNNPGVFALLLGSGASTEAGIPTGWDIVQDLIRKIADQYDEEIESAPSEWYENTFDEEARYDNVIEQVAQSKEERRSLLEKYFEPTALEREQGEKLPTEAHKNIAWLVEEGYIGIIITTNFDRLLEHSFIDRELTPLVTSSARDVREAEPLQHQESLILKVNGDYKDVNLKNVSDELDEYEDSVANLLSQVFSEYGLIVCGWSARYDTALQELLTDNACDRYPTYWANYGGLEDEARAIIDDRDAIQIPIDGAAAFFTTLTENVRALEGAEREGPLTNEIARERTKRYLSQSEKNIALGDLFREETERVYQRIFSEERYSLDHEVDRDAVYQRFESYEQELSVLATAAATCAYWGPKGENGGRFALENMIERLGSPPSPESRTRMGSWMALRQRYPIAYLSYAVGITGMEVANWDAVRAVLREPELENLRGDVAPLRQIHPWEIGTEFPDGGWGNRNLRPRLKSAVRPILSEYIPSDTRFEERSREFEALLDLLLLVSKEVDEDQRLPHFEQNYYKETLNSLEAELEAKGEDWGPIQIGLLPADIDTVSAYLSNLESRFDPY